A region of Malaciobacter marinus DNA encodes the following proteins:
- a CDS encoding FKBP-type peptidyl-prolyl cis-trans isomerase: MSKVIGIEYSLKDANTGEHLDTNVGAAPLEFVSGKGQIIPGLEEKLVEMKLNDEADVLVEPKEAYGEYNDEAAQTLPKEQFAGIELQEGMSLYGTGENGETVQVTVKSFTDDEVTIDYNHPMAGKSLMFSVSIVSLRDATDEEMETGVVGGMAAMGGGCCGGGHHDHGSEGGCCSSEPQGQSGGGCGCH, encoded by the coding sequence ATGTCAAAAGTTATAGGAATAGAATATTCATTAAAAGATGCAAATACAGGTGAGCATTTAGATACAAACGTTGGAGCTGCTCCATTAGAATTCGTTTCAGGAAAAGGTCAAATAATTCCTGGATTAGAAGAAAAATTAGTTGAAATGAAATTAAATGATGAAGCTGATGTATTAGTTGAACCAAAAGAAGCATATGGTGAATATAATGATGAAGCTGCACAAACATTACCAAAAGAACAATTTGCTGGTATTGAGTTACAAGAAGGTATGAGTCTTTATGGTACAGGAGAAAATGGAGAAACTGTACAAGTAACTGTTAAATCATTTACAGATGATGAAGTTACAATTGATTACAATCATCCAATGGCTGGAAAAAGCTTAATGTTCTCAGTTTCTATTGTTTCTTTAAGAGATGCTACTGATGAAGAAATGGAAACTGGTGTTGTTGGTGGAATGGCTGCTATGGGTGGCGGTTGTTGTGGTGGTGGACACCATGATCATGGTTCTGAAGGTGGTTGTTGTAGTTCTGAGCCACAAGGTCAATCAGGTGGTGGTTGCGGTTGTCACTAA
- the tolB gene encoding Tol-Pal system protein TolB gives MKKMIVVLLCFFNIAFAVDAKLEIVKKSKSLPKIVISISENSNDINFLSKIKRVIEKDLKVSGHFEVLSSNVKTNYNQRPDLYKLQKEGVDLYLNIDSQISGFGGFILNTKLFDINSKSLVLNKTFSTKQENRYPFLSHRVAISINKYLNAPSIDWMDKFVIFSVYKESKKADIYIGDYTLTYQKRIVSGGLNIFPKWASKKQDSYYYTTYINSVPTLVKANLYTGKKETIMKSEGMVIASDISSDESKVLVTASPYGQADIYLFNTKTRTKQRLTRYKGIDVGAHFVENDTKIVFVSDRLNYPNIFAKKIGQRGVQRLVYHGTNNSAVTTHKNYVVYSSRDKANEFGLRTFNLYLVSTKSDSLRRLTATGVNQFPKFSSDGESILHTKTINGKSYLGIIRLNYEKSFTFALRSGKIQSIDW, from the coding sequence ATGAAAAAAATGATAGTTGTACTATTATGTTTTTTTAATATTGCATTTGCAGTTGATGCAAAATTAGAGATTGTAAAAAAATCTAAAAGTTTACCCAAAATTGTTATTTCTATTTCTGAAAATAGTAATGATATTAATTTTTTATCTAAAATTAAAAGAGTAATAGAAAAAGATTTAAAAGTTAGTGGACATTTTGAAGTACTTTCTAGCAATGTAAAAACAAACTATAATCAAAGACCTGACTTATATAAACTTCAAAAAGAAGGAGTTGATTTATATTTAAATATTGATTCACAAATCAGTGGTTTTGGTGGATTTATATTAAATACTAAACTTTTTGATATAAATAGTAAATCATTAGTTTTAAATAAAACATTCTCAACAAAACAAGAAAATAGATATCCTTTTTTATCACATAGAGTAGCAATATCAATTAACAAATACTTAAACGCTCCATCAATTGATTGGATGGATAAATTTGTTATTTTTTCAGTGTACAAAGAATCAAAAAAAGCTGATATTTATATTGGTGATTATACATTGACATATCAAAAAAGAATAGTTAGTGGAGGATTAAATATTTTCCCTAAGTGGGCTAGTAAAAAGCAAGATAGTTATTATTATACAACATATATTAACAGTGTTCCAACATTAGTAAAAGCAAATCTTTATACAGGTAAGAAAGAAACGATAATGAAAAGTGAGGGAATGGTTATTGCTTCTGATATTAGTAGTGATGAATCTAAAGTATTAGTAACTGCATCTCCTTATGGTCAAGCTGATATTTATTTATTTAATACAAAAACAAGAACAAAACAGAGATTAACTAGATATAAAGGAATCGATGTTGGTGCACATTTTGTTGAAAATGATACTAAAATAGTTTTTGTATCTGACAGGTTAAATTATCCAAATATTTTTGCTAAAAAAATTGGACAAAGAGGTGTTCAAAGATTAGTTTATCATGGAACTAATAATTCAGCAGTTACTACACATAAAAATTATGTTGTTTATTCAAGTAGAGATAAAGCAAATGAATTTGGTTTAAGAACATTTAATTTATATTTGGTATCAACAAAAAGTGATTCATTAAGAAGATTAACAGCAACAGGTGTTAACCAATTTCCAAAATTTTCATCAGATGGAGAGTCAATTTTACATACAAAAACTATTAATGGAAAAAGTTATTTAGGTATTATTAGATTAAATTATGAAAAATCATTTACATTTGCATTAAGAAGTGGAAAAATACAATCAATTGATTGGTAA
- the atpG gene encoding ATP synthase F1 subunit gamma — protein sequence MANLKEIKLKIGSVKNTQKTTKAMKLVSSAKLTRTRQLSAQARSYANKINDVLSDIANRVSKVHEDDNVDKAFIPNDNPKTVDIVFVTADKGLCGGFNMATIKTVNKIKADYENKGAKVRLRVAGRKGIDFFSFQGIELTQKVSDLSSAPDYDRASEFIGEAVEDFNNGITEKVILVYNGFLNMLTQELRVRDLLPISLEDVETKEEDNSMLYIEPDDDEEVLNELTAKYLDFNMYYSLIDSLAAEHSARMQAMEAATNNAKERVDTLTVEYNKARQAAITTELIEIISGVESLK from the coding sequence ATGGCTAACTTAAAAGAGATTAAACTAAAAATCGGTAGTGTAAAGAATACTCAGAAGACAACTAAAGCTATGAAGCTTGTATCTTCTGCAAAACTTACTAGAACTAGACAGTTATCTGCTCAAGCTAGAAGTTATGCAAATAAGATAAATGATGTTCTTTCTGATATCGCAAATCGAGTTAGCAAAGTTCATGAAGATGATAATGTTGATAAAGCATTTATTCCTAATGACAATCCAAAAACAGTAGATATTGTTTTTGTTACTGCTGATAAAGGTCTTTGCGGTGGTTTTAATATGGCGACAATTAAGACTGTTAATAAAATCAAAGCTGATTATGAAAATAAGGGTGCAAAAGTAAGATTAAGAGTTGCTGGAAGAAAGGGAATTGATTTTTTCTCTTTTCAAGGTATTGAATTAACTCAAAAAGTTTCAGATTTATCTTCAGCCCCAGATTATGACAGAGCTTCTGAATTCATTGGTGAAGCTGTAGAAGATTTTAACAATGGAATTACAGAAAAAGTAATTTTAGTTTATAATGGGTTTTTAAATATGTTAACTCAAGAGTTAAGAGTAAGAGATCTTTTACCTATTAGTTTAGAAGATGTTGAAACTAAAGAAGAAGATAACTCTATGCTTTATATTGAACCTGATGATGATGAAGAAGTATTAAATGAATTAACAGCAAAATACTTAGATTTTAATATGTATTATTCATTAATTGACTCTTTAGCAGCTGAACATTCTGCAAGAATGCAAGCAATGGAAGCTGCAACTAATAATGCAAAAGAAAGAGTTGATACTTTAACAGTTGAATATAACAAAGCTAGACAAGCTGCAATTACAACAGAGCTGATAGAAATTATCAGTGGTGTTGAATCATTAAAATAA
- a CDS encoding tetratricopeptide repeat protein has product MLTSLAFANEVSVFGAGDLNSNEPYGLNSTEKYILKNKNELGKIDTKFKGVKTTLETVSERIDGLESIYEGDSQKLNKTVIKLNKIVKQIEEIKNITSKNTTDIENLKNVTNQLLTMQEEISSENRKNLATLKEAMDKLSKQLIKINKEYVSFTEMKKNMKQFITVEEFNAFKKTLGKKTSVKTKSTTKTKKLSYAQKEEMLNEAKELFKKDYFTKAIPIFEELAELNFKPAEANYYLGEMWYYRDKYEKAIDYFKKSAVLYDKASWMPRLLLHSAISFENIKDYKNATKFYSTLIDVYPSSKEAKTATKNISKL; this is encoded by the coding sequence ATGCTGACTTCACTAGCTTTTGCTAATGAAGTCTCAGTATTTGGAGCTGGAGATTTAAATTCAAATGAACCATATGGTTTGAATTCTACAGAAAAATATATCTTAAAAAATAAGAATGAATTAGGAAAAATAGATACTAAGTTTAAAGGTGTGAAAACAACTTTAGAAACTGTAAGTGAACGAATAGATGGACTAGAGTCTATTTATGAAGGTGATTCACAAAAATTAAATAAAACAGTTATTAAATTAAATAAAATAGTAAAACAAATAGAAGAAATAAAGAATATTACTTCAAAAAATACTACTGACATTGAAAATTTGAAAAATGTTACAAATCAATTACTAACAATGCAAGAAGAAATTTCTTCAGAAAATAGAAAAAACCTAGCTACTTTAAAAGAAGCGATGGATAAGTTATCAAAGCAATTAATTAAAATAAATAAAGAATATGTATCATTTACCGAAATGAAAAAAAATATGAAACAGTTTATAACTGTTGAAGAATTTAATGCATTTAAAAAAACTTTAGGTAAAAAAACTAGTGTAAAAACAAAATCAACTACTAAAACAAAAAAGTTATCATACGCGCAAAAAGAAGAGATGCTTAATGAAGCAAAAGAGTTATTCAAGAAAGACTATTTTACAAAAGCGATACCAATTTTTGAAGAATTAGCTGAATTGAACTTTAAACCTGCAGAAGCAAACTACTATCTTGGTGAGATGTGGTATTACAGGGATAAATATGAAAAGGCAATTGATTATTTCAAAAAATCGGCAGTTTTATATGATAAAGCTTCTTGGATGCCAAGGTTGTTGCTACATAGTGCTATATCTTTTGAAAACATTAAAGACTATAAAAATGCTACTAAATTTTACAGTACATTAATAGATGTTTATCCAAGTTCAAAAGAAGCAAAAACAGCGACTAAAAATATATCAAAATTATAA
- a CDS encoding 5'-methylthioadenosine/adenosylhomocysteine nucleosidase, producing MNKLAIMGAMQEEIEPLLANFEDIKVTEYADNKYYEVSLDGLDIVIAHSKIGKVFASLTATTMIEKFSCDTLLFSGVAGAVNNQLKIGDLIIADKLCQHDLDITAFGHPHGFVPGGKVFVETSQELRNVAKEVAEENSLKVIEGTIATGDQFVHSNERKDFIQNTFKADALEMEGASVAVICDSLNIPFFILRSISDSADMEANFDFDEFLKSSAQISADYILKIAKKLNK from the coding sequence ATGAATAAATTAGCAATAATGGGCGCTATGCAAGAAGAGATTGAACCTCTTTTAGCAAACTTTGAAGATATTAAAGTTACAGAATATGCAGATAATAAATATTACGAAGTTTCATTAGATGGATTAGATATTGTAATAGCACACTCAAAAATAGGAAAAGTGTTTGCAAGTTTAACTGCAACTACTATGATAGAGAAATTTTCTTGTGATACACTACTTTTTTCTGGTGTTGCAGGTGCTGTAAATAATCAACTAAAAATTGGTGATCTTATAATTGCTGATAAACTTTGCCAACATGATTTAGATATTACAGCTTTTGGACATCCACATGGTTTTGTTCCAGGAGGAAAAGTTTTTGTTGAAACTTCACAAGAACTAAGAAATGTAGCTAAAGAAGTTGCAGAAGAGAACTCTTTAAAAGTTATAGAAGGAACTATAGCAACAGGAGATCAATTTGTTCACTCTAATGAAAGAAAAGATTTTATTCAAAATACATTTAAAGCTGATGCACTTGAAATGGAAGGTGCTAGTGTTGCTGTTATATGTGATTCATTAAATATTCCATTTTTTATTTTAAGATCAATTTCTGATAGTGCAGATATGGAAGCAAATTTTGATTTTGATGAATTTTTAAAATCTAGTGCACAAATTTCAGCTGATTATATTTTAAAAATAGCTAAAAAACTAAATAAATAA
- a CDS encoding MotA/TolQ/ExbB proton channel family protein, with protein MIDTILDYLSNSSAIAILVLVLLSIYLVTVFWIFIYRLLSLNSFIVNEKKSLESLTSRNTTVNPLSSLYKCSNGSTSKHILKACEISIIKDASFGISWLSIISSTAPFVGLFGTVVGILESFAKFSSHSKVGFSIIAPAISEALVATAAGIFVAIFAYTFHQILVRKVYELNTYIKAQAEILIAKG; from the coding sequence ATGATTGACACGATATTAGATTATCTAAGTAATAGTAGCGCTATCGCAATTCTTGTGTTAGTGCTGCTATCTATTTATTTAGTAACAGTTTTTTGGATTTTTATATATAGACTTCTTTCATTAAATTCATTTATTGTAAATGAAAAAAAATCATTAGAGTCTTTAACATCACGAAATACAACAGTAAATCCGCTGTCTTCTTTATATAAATGTTCAAATGGTTCAACTTCAAAACATATATTAAAAGCTTGTGAAATATCAATAATTAAAGATGCTAGTTTTGGAATCTCTTGGCTTTCAATTATCTCTTCTACTGCTCCATTTGTTGGTTTATTTGGAACAGTTGTTGGTATTTTAGAGTCATTTGCAAAATTTTCTAGTCATTCAAAAGTTGGTTTTTCAATTATAGCACCAGCTATTAGTGAAGCTTTAGTAGCAACTGCTGCTGGTATATTTGTTGCTATTTTTGCATATACTTTTCATCAAATATTAGTAAGAAAAGTTTATGAACTAAATACTTATATAAAGGCACAAGCTGAAATTTTAATAGCAAAAGGTTAA
- a CDS encoding OmpA family protein has product MKKIGIYSFLIAAVLFTGCSQKNVEMDGSSASQENQSEINNSEATLDNIDNSNIQEEVSNDTLAEKAENGYYYMINGEKVFIENIYFGFDKYKLDSNMIEKAKDNAQKLSGIKETTKIKIEGNCDEWGTDEYNYALGLKRAKATKDALISEGINEDSISLVSFGESNPVCNEKNKNCWQKNRRAEHKLLP; this is encoded by the coding sequence ATGAAAAAGATTGGTATTTACTCTTTTTTAATTGCAGCAGTTTTATTTACTGGTTGTAGTCAAAAAAATGTTGAAATGGATGGAAGTTCTGCAAGCCAAGAGAACCAAAGTGAAATTAATAACTCTGAAGCAACTTTAGATAATATTGATAATAGTAATATTCAAGAAGAAGTTTCAAATGATACATTAGCTGAAAAAGCTGAAAATGGTTATTATTACATGATTAATGGAGAAAAAGTTTTTATTGAAAATATTTATTTTGGATTTGATAAATATAAATTAGATTCAAATATGATTGAAAAAGCAAAAGATAATGCTCAAAAACTTTCAGGTATTAAAGAAACTACTAAAATAAAAATTGAAGGTAACTGCGATGAGTGGGGAACTGATGAATATAACTATGCATTAGGTTTAAAAAGAGCTAAGGCTACAAAAGATGCACTTATTTCAGAAGGTATAAATGAAGATTCAATTTCTCTTGTAAGTTTTGGTGAGAGTAATCCAGTTTGTAATGAAAAAAATAAAAATTGTTGGCAAAAGAATAGAAGAGCTGAACATAAGCTTTTACCATAA
- the fabD gene encoding ACP S-malonyltransferase produces the protein MKKVAFIFPGQGSQKIGMGKDFFDNNDIAKEMISKASERLGINFEELLFEENEMLSKTEYTQPAILLVSSIANAIFKDKCNIKPEFVLGHSLGEFSALVSAGAIDYLDAIELVHKRGKFMNDACAGAGAGMMALVGLDDEQVEEICENQRKNGLKVWPANYNMDGQLVLAGLKDDLESLIDTFKEAGAKRAIVLDMSVASHCELLESAVENLRPYLDEFLLDTFTVDTISNVTAQAYNTKEEAIDLLSEQLINPVKYKHSILSKESDVDLFIEFGNGIVLKGLNRKITKKATLNVSDMSSLEKTIEELNE, from the coding sequence ATGAAAAAAGTTGCTTTTATTTTTCCAGGTCAAGGAAGTCAAAAAATTGGAATGGGAAAAGATTTTTTTGATAATAACGATATAGCAAAAGAGATGATATCAAAAGCAAGTGAAAGATTAGGTATAAACTTTGAAGAATTGCTTTTTGAAGAGAATGAGATGTTAAGTAAAACTGAATATACTCAACCAGCTATATTATTAGTTTCATCAATTGCAAATGCAATTTTTAAAGATAAATGTAATATTAAACCTGAATTTGTACTTGGACATTCATTAGGTGAATTTTCAGCATTAGTAAGTGCTGGTGCAATTGATTATTTAGATGCAATTGAATTAGTTCATAAAAGAGGAAAATTTATGAATGATGCATGCGCAGGTGCTGGTGCTGGAATGATGGCACTTGTAGGTTTAGATGATGAACAAGTTGAAGAAATATGTGAAAATCAAAGAAAAAATGGTTTAAAAGTTTGGCCAGCTAATTATAATATGGATGGACAATTGGTTCTTGCTGGGTTAAAAGATGATTTAGAAAGTTTAATTGATACTTTTAAAGAAGCTGGAGCAAAAAGAGCTATTGTACTTGATATGTCAGTTGCAAGTCATTGTGAGTTATTGGAAAGTGCAGTTGAAAACTTGAGACCATATTTAGATGAATTTTTATTAGATACTTTTACTGTTGATACTATTTCAAATGTTACGGCACAAGCTTATAATACAAAAGAAGAGGCAATAGATTTATTGTCAGAGCAATTAATCAATCCTGTTAAATACAAACATTCTATTTTATCAAAAGAATCAGATGTAGATCTATTTATTGAATTTGGTAATGGAATTGTTTTAAAAGGTTTAAATAGAAAAATTACAAAAAAAGCAACTCTAAATGTAAGTGATATGAGTTCTTTAGAAAAAACTATAGAGGAATTAAATGAATAA
- a CDS encoding biopolymer transporter ExbD, with protein MYDFNQKPDLNITPLVDIMLVLLAILMVTAPVLEFEEQINLPSGSKSVQVQNVKKITVFINENREVKVNKNKYDINDFADSFILYAKSKDRNTPIHIRADKTLVYDDIIFVLRTIKEAGFFKVSLITDG; from the coding sequence ATGTATGATTTTAACCAAAAGCCTGATTTAAATATTACTCCACTAGTTGATATTATGCTAGTTCTTTTAGCAATACTTATGGTTACAGCACCAGTACTAGAATTTGAAGAACAGATTAATCTTCCTAGTGGAAGTAAATCAGTACAAGTTCAAAATGTAAAAAAAATCACAGTTTTTATAAATGAAAATAGAGAAGTTAAAGTAAATAAAAATAAATACGATATAAATGATTTTGCAGATAGTTTTATTTTGTATGCAAAGTCTAAAGACAGAAATACTCCAATTCATATAAGAGCTGATAAAACTTTAGTATATGATGATATAATTTTTGTTTTAAGAACAATAAAAGAAGCTGGTTTTTTTAAAGTTTCACTTATAACTGATGGTTAG
- the atpC gene encoding ATP synthase F1 subunit epsilon: METIRLSIVTPNGEIFNDDVKTVTLPGKEGEFGVLPGHSLLVSSLTVGVIVIEKANSTEAVAINWGHVKVSESTVDVLADGAIALTQGEDSNIAKNIEAAKDLVSSVKDSNVSLASVEAKINSFA, translated from the coding sequence ATGGAGACAATTAGATTATCAATAGTTACACCAAATGGAGAAATCTTTAATGATGACGTTAAAACTGTAACTCTTCCTGGAAAAGAGGGAGAGTTTGGTGTTTTACCAGGTCACTCATTATTAGTTTCTTCTTTAACAGTTGGTGTAATTGTTATTGAAAAAGCAAATTCTACTGAGGCTGTTGCTATAAATTGGGGACACGTTAAAGTAAGTGAAAGTACAGTTGATGTATTAGCAGATGGTGCTATTGCATTAACACAAGGTGAAGACTCTAATATTGCTAAAAATATTGAAGCAGCCAAAGATTTAGTGAGTTCTGTTAAAGACTCAAATGTTTCGCTTGCTTCAGTTGAAGCAAAAATCAATTCATTTGCGTAG
- a CDS encoding energy transducer TonB, protein MINYFSDYDKGNFYLSGLLALFIYIFVFVLFLLYLDSNNAKIFDSSKKATVFRLDVVLADSKVKNKPKMKIEKKTQEKIIKKSTSKSSEQKSDLKSLFANVKTKEKKVVKKEVNNVKSSNVSSRFRSKFEREKRTNSDLNVSNMLGEVKAEKRSLSISTSSNHANDPYYSKIYEILAQRWNPILIEDGLEAKVLVIISNDGVFDYKFLKYSTNEKFDTLLKEFLQQQKTLLYPPHKKGSKTNIEVTFKSKG, encoded by the coding sequence ATGATTAACTATTTTTCAGATTATGATAAAGGTAATTTTTATTTATCTGGCCTTTTAGCTTTATTTATTTATATTTTTGTATTTGTCCTTTTTTTACTTTATTTAGACTCAAATAATGCTAAAATATTTGATTCATCTAAAAAAGCTACAGTATTTAGATTAGATGTAGTTTTAGCTGATAGTAAGGTAAAAAATAAACCTAAAATGAAAATTGAGAAAAAAACCCAAGAAAAAATTATTAAAAAATCAACATCTAAAAGTTCAGAACAAAAATCAGATTTGAAATCACTTTTTGCAAATGTTAAAACGAAAGAAAAAAAAGTTGTAAAAAAAGAAGTGAATAATGTAAAATCATCAAATGTATCAAGTAGATTTAGATCAAAATTTGAAAGAGAAAAAAGAACGAATAGTGATTTAAATGTATCTAATATGTTAGGTGAGGTAAAAGCAGAAAAAAGAAGTTTATCAATTTCTACTTCTTCTAATCACGCTAATGACCCTTATTATTCTAAAATATATGAAATACTAGCACAAAGATGGAACCCAATACTAATAGAAGATGGTTTAGAAGCCAAGGTTTTAGTTATAATTTCCAATGATGGAGTTTTTGATTATAAATTTTTAAAATATTCTACTAATGAAAAATTTGATACTCTTTTAAAAGAGTTTTTACAACAGCAAAAAACTCTTTTATACCCACCTCATAAAAAAGGTTCTAAAACAAATATTGAGGTAACATTTAAATCTAAAGGATAA
- the atpD gene encoding F0F1 ATP synthase subunit beta has product MKGKIIQVMGPVVDVEFDGYLPEINEAIDVVFSDADHDRLVLEVAAHIGDSRVRTIAMDMTEGLKRGQECIATGGPIKVPVGEPVLGRIFNVIGDPVDEGEAIAEDAERWSIHRAAPTFEEQSTKTEMFETGIKVVDLLAPYSKGGKVGLFGGAGVGKTVIIMELIHNVAFKHSGYSVFAGVGERTREGNDLYYEMKDSNVLDKVALCYGQMSEPPGARNRIALTGLTMAEYFRDEKGLDVLMFVDNIFRFAQAGSEMSALLGRIPSAVGYQPTLAREMGALQERITSTSKGSITSVQAVYVPADDLTDPAPASVFAHLDATTVLNRKIAEKGIYPAVDPLDSTSRILSADVLGEEHYATARGVQSVLQKYKDLQDIIAILGMDELSEADKLVVDRARKIEKFLSQPFFVAEVFTGSPGKYVELKDTIEGFKGILDGKYDDVPEMAFYMVGGMDEALAKAEEMKSK; this is encoded by the coding sequence ATGAAAGGTAAAATTATTCAGGTAATGGGTCCGGTTGTTGACGTTGAGTTCGACGGATATTTACCGGAAATCAATGAAGCAATTGACGTTGTTTTCTCTGATGCAGACCATGATAGATTAGTATTAGAAGTTGCTGCACACATTGGCGATAGCAGAGTTAGAACTATTGCTATGGATATGACAGAAGGTTTAAAAAGAGGACAAGAGTGTATTGCTACTGGTGGACCAATTAAGGTTCCAGTTGGTGAGCCTGTTCTTGGTAGAATCTTTAATGTAATTGGTGATCCAGTTGATGAAGGTGAAGCAATTGCTGAAGATGCTGAAAGATGGTCTATTCACAGAGCTGCACCAACTTTTGAAGAACAATCTACTAAAACAGAAATGTTTGAAACTGGTATTAAAGTAGTTGACTTACTTGCACCATACTCAAAAGGTGGTAAAGTTGGACTATTTGGTGGTGCTGGTGTTGGTAAAACAGTTATTATTATGGAACTTATTCACAACGTTGCATTTAAACATTCAGGTTACTCTGTATTTGCAGGTGTAGGTGAAAGAACAAGAGAAGGTAATGACCTTTACTATGAAATGAAAGACTCTAATGTACTTGACAAAGTTGCATTATGTTATGGTCAAATGAGTGAGCCTCCAGGTGCAAGAAATAGAATTGCATTAACTGGTCTTACAATGGCAGAATACTTCAGAGATGAAAAAGGTCTAGATGTATTAATGTTCGTTGATAATATCTTTAGATTTGCACAAGCTGGTTCTGAAATGTCAGCACTACTTGGAAGAATTCCATCTGCTGTTGGTTACCAACCAACATTAGCAAGAGAAATGGGTGCTTTACAAGAGAGAATTACTTCTACTTCTAAAGGTTCTATTACTTCTGTTCAAGCAGTTTATGTACCAGCGGATGACTTAACTGACCCAGCTCCTGCTTCAGTTTTTGCTCACTTAGATGCAACAACAGTACTTAACAGAAAAATTGCAGAAAAAGGTATTTATCCAGCAGTTGATCCATTAGATTCTACATCAAGAATTTTAAGTGCAGATGTATTAGGTGAAGAACACTATGCAACAGCAAGAGGTGTTCAATCAGTATTACAAAAATATAAAGACTTACAAGATATTATTGCAATTTTAGGTATGGATGAATTATCTGAAGCTGATAAACTTGTAGTTGATAGAGCAAGAAAAATTGAAAAATTCTTATCTCAACCATTCTTCGTTGCTGAAGTATTTACAGGAAGCCCAGGTAAATATGTTGAACTTAAAGATACAATTGAAGGATTCAAAGGTATCTTAGATGGTAAGTACGACGATGTTCCTGAAATGGCATTCTATATGGTTGGTGGAATGGATGAAGCTTTAGCAAAAGCTGAGGAAATGAAATCAAAATAA
- a CDS encoding metallophosphoesterase family protein, protein MKIIHFSDTHLGFNDLDILNSDGINQREVDFYKAFDDIVQSIIKIKPDYIIHTGDLFHRSSPSNRAIAFALDKFAYLNSLNIPIILIAGNHSTPRTVTSKPILSIFDNFSNIYCAYSSKYETFEFDNIVFHTIPHLNEESGIYNELDKLESSINNYKKNIMMLHCSVGASYLMSEFGEFVYPKDKEYIFEKMDYVALGHWHGFSKVGKYENVFYSGSSERTSLNDKRNNKGYILVNLNNSLEVNFKHISIRPFYSFEIDGNNFEKELSSIDKSNLNGAIIQVVINNLTALKSIDISNHQIKEYFTNCLQVVVKREFIKEEDFKVDDIQAISLKEYFTEFLEEYCAKDEYERLKFKSDELFAKYEESYDDIN, encoded by the coding sequence TTGAAGATTATACATTTTAGTGATACTCATTTAGGTTTTAATGATTTAGATATTTTAAATAGTGATGGTATAAATCAGCGTGAAGTTGATTTTTATAAAGCATTTGATGATATAGTTCAAAGTATTATTAAGATTAAACCTGATTATATTATTCATACAGGAGATTTATTTCATAGAAGTAGTCCAAGTAATAGGGCAATTGCATTTGCCCTAGATAAATTTGCGTATTTAAATAGTTTGAATATACCTATTATTTTAATTGCAGGAAATCATTCTACTCCAAGAACTGTAACATCAAAACCAATTCTTTCAATATTTGATAATTTTAGTAATATTTACTGTGCTTACTCATCTAAATATGAAACTTTTGAATTTGATAATATTGTATTTCATACTATTCCTCATTTAAATGAGGAAAGTGGTATTTATAATGAACTTGATAAGTTAGAATCTTCTATTAACAATTATAAAAAAAATATTATGATGTTACATTGTAGTGTTGGAGCTTCATATTTAATGAGTGAGTTTGGAGAGTTTGTTTACCCTAAAGATAAAGAGTATATTTTTGAGAAAATGGATTATGTAGCCCTTGGACATTGGCATGGATTTTCAAAAGTTGGAAAATATGAGAATGTATTTTATAGTGGAAGTAGTGAAAGGACTTCTTTAAATGATAAAAGAAACAACAAGGGATATATTTTAGTAAATCTAAATAATAGTTTAGAAGTTAATTTTAAACATATTTCAATTAGGCCTTTTTATAGTTTTGAAATTGATGGAAATAATTTTGAAAAAGAATTAAGTTCAATTGATAAATCAAATCTTAATGGAGCAATTATACAAGTTGTTATTAATAATTTGACAGCTTTAAAATCAATAGATATATCAAATCATCAAATTAAAGAGTATTTTACAAATTGTTTACAAGTTGTTGTCAAAAGAGAGTTTATAAAAGAAGAAGATTTCAAAGTTGATGATATACAAGCAATATCTTTAAAAGAGTATTTTACAGAGTTTTTAGAAGAGTATTGTGCAAAAGATGAATATGAAAGATTGAAATTTAAATCAGATGAACTTTTTGCTAAGTATGAGGAAAGTTATGATGATATTAACTAA